The genomic segment AAATATAACTTAGTGCTACATTTATTGCTTATTCTTATTAATAGCCTCATCATTATAAGTGGTGTAGCCTTTACAAGCTTCATAGTAATTAATGGTGAAGTCTTATCAGAAACAACCTATAGTTTTACTGGCAATTTCTTGACAGCATTTATTGCATTGTTGTTACTAATTGATTATATTAGCACAATAATTTGTGTTTTCATTAACTATGGAAAAACATCAGGTTTCTTATATTTGACAGCCACCCTAATCATTATCGGTTTTATCCTTATTCAGTACACCTCAACACTCTATAGCTTTTACAATCAATCTCCTTTAATTTTTAGTCTCATTATAGGTACATTATGCTTACTTATGGAAGTATTTATTTACCGGGAAATAAAGCATTTTGAAATAAAAAGATAAAATATAGATTGAAGAAATGTTTTTTGCTCATACTAACTCTATACTCAAAGGAGTGGTTAGTATGAGCAAAACTGTTTTGTACATTGCTGCAAACTCTAAACCAGAAGAATTATCTATCTCTAAGACAGTAGCAAGAAAATTTATCAATACCTATAAAAACGCATATCCTGATGATGTCCTTGAAGAACTGGACTTGTATTATGCTGGTATCCCTGAAATGAAGTATGAATACTTTTCTGAGCGATCTACGTTGGTCGAAGGTGAGGCTTTTGAAAAGCTTTCATCGGAAGAAAAGATTAACGTAAAAAAAATTAAAGACCTTAGTGATCAATTTGTTAAAGCTGATAAATATATCATAGCAGCTCCAATGTGGTCCATGTCTTTTCCAGCAATCTTAAAACGTTATATTGACTGTGTCATGATTAATGGTAAGACATTAAAGATTAATGAAAAAGAAATTGACCCTCTACTGGATGACAAGCCAAGAAGCTTATTATTTATTCAATCATCTGGTGGGGTTTATCCCTTTTTTATTAACTGGAAAGTTAATCATGGCTATGAGTACATCAAAGATATTACAAAAGGGATTGGCATTTCTCATTTTGACAAAATATTGGTACAAGGAACTGCTCAATATGAAAACGGACCAGATGTTGCAATTGATAAGGCCATCAGTCAATTTGAAGAGGTTCTTAGAACATTTTAAGGATAGCCTAATGGCTATCCTTAAAAAATTTATGTTTACGTTCTATCATTTCATCAATTCGTTTAATATAGTGTTCAAAATTCTTAACATTTTCAATTCGTTGTATTTTTTTATCACCTGTATGAATAAGCTTTGTGACAGCCCCTGCTCCCACAGCAATGATATTCTCTTTTTCTTCTATTATCTCAATGTTATAGATACTTTCTTTCCCAGGTAAAGCATAACCGACGTTTTCGAAATTACCTACCATGTTCTTTTGTCTATACATATAATAGGGTTTCATACCTAATTCTAATGCACTTTGACGCGTTAGCTTAAGCATGTTTTCAACGTCACGACCTTGAGCCATGATCTCTTCAAGAGGAAGCTCTTTGAGTTTTGAAGCCCTCTTTACAGCCATTGTATGAACAGTTATACTATCAGGTCTTAATTCCTGTAGTTCCTTCAATGTTAAGTGAACATCATTATAGTTTTCCTCGGGTAACCCCAATATAATATCCATATTAATGTTATCAAAGCCCAATTTGCGTGCTAAATAAAAACACTCTTTTATATCCTCTACAGAGTGCTTCCTCCCAATGAGATCTAAGGTCTTTTGATTCATGGTCTGAGGATTAATGGAAA from the Vallitalea okinawensis genome contains:
- a CDS encoding FMN-dependent NADH-azoreductase produces the protein MSKTVLYIAANSKPEELSISKTVARKFINTYKNAYPDDVLEELDLYYAGIPEMKYEYFSERSTLVEGEAFEKLSSEEKINVKKIKDLSDQFVKADKYIIAAPMWSMSFPAILKRYIDCVMINGKTLKINEKEIDPLLDDKPRSLLFIQSSGGVYPFFINWKVNHGYEYIKDITKGIGISHFDKILVQGTAQYENGPDVAIDKAISQFEEVLRTF